From the genome of Streptomyces sp. NBC_00659, one region includes:
- a CDS encoding alpha/beta hydrolase, translated as MQPIFVLVHSPSVGPSTWHPVAEHLTTAGHQVRVPSLLHIGTGAPPFWPRIVDAVRDDLRQLPADSPVTLVAHSNAGLFLPAIRSGLDHPVTSSVFVDAALPARTGPTPVATTDLLEFLRPMAVNGRLPRWTDWWDEADVAPMFTDPTMRQTVIEEQPALPLSYYEQHIPVPDGWDDHPCSYLLFGPPYDDLADQAGERGWRVAHLPGAHLHQIIDPAGTARHLVELAATT; from the coding sequence ATGCAGCCGATCTTCGTGCTCGTGCACAGTCCGTCCGTAGGCCCCTCGACCTGGCACCCAGTGGCCGAACACCTGACGACGGCCGGACACCAGGTACGGGTACCGTCCCTGCTGCACATAGGAACCGGCGCTCCGCCCTTCTGGCCCCGCATCGTCGACGCCGTCCGCGACGACCTCCGGCAGCTTCCGGCCGACAGTCCTGTCACGTTGGTGGCACACAGCAACGCGGGCCTGTTTCTCCCGGCGATCCGCTCGGGCCTCGACCATCCGGTGACCAGCTCCGTCTTCGTCGATGCCGCGCTGCCGGCCCGGACCGGACCGACCCCTGTCGCCACAACCGACTTGCTGGAGTTCCTCCGACCGATGGCCGTGAACGGCAGGCTGCCACGCTGGACCGACTGGTGGGACGAGGCAGACGTCGCACCCATGTTCACCGATCCGACGATGCGACAGACAGTCATCGAGGAGCAGCCCGCCCTGCCGCTGTCCTACTACGAGCAGCACATCCCGGTCCCCGACGGCTGGGACGACCACCCCTGCTCCTACCTGCTGTTCGGCCCTCCGTATGACGACCTCGCCGACCAGGCGGGCGAACGCGGCTGGCGTGTGGCACATCTGCCCGGCGCACACCTTCATCAGATCATCGACCCTGCCGGCACAGCCCGTCACCTCGTCGAGCTCGCCGCTACAACTTGA